The genomic segment TTGAACTCCATTGCAGTAGCTCGTGGCGCAATGGCTCGCGGGGATGTTTTGACCAAAGTTAACGCTGTAACCAAAGCTATACGCATTCTTGAAGAGGGATTGAGTACAGCACTTGATCGCGTGGATGGTGGAGAGCTAGCTGCGAATTTGAGTGATTTATACGCATACTGTGTACGACAACTCACGCTAGCCAATGTACGCAATGATGACGCACTCATGGCGGAGGTCTCAGATTTAATCCAGCCGATCGCAAAAGGGTGGAATGAGATGCGTCAGCTCGGCTCCTTGCAGCCATCTATCTCAGTGAGCATGTAGTAAAAACTAGGCTTGTAAGGTGAACAATATGAGTCTGTTGATCGATTTT from the Rhodoferax potami genome contains:
- the fliS gene encoding flagellar export chaperone FliS — translated: MFSSYSDRTANAYKRISVETSMSTIDQHKLAALLFEGVLNSIAVARGAMARGDVLTKVNAVTKAIRILEEGLSTALDRVDGGELAANLSDLYAYCVRQLTLANVRNDDALMAEVSDLIQPIAKGWNEMRQLGSLQPSISVSM